A stretch of DNA from Leucobacter luti:
TTCTCTCGGCGGGACGTCGGCGACCCGTGCGGAGCCGGAGGGGAGGACGACGGCGCCGGCTCGCGCCGGCCCGATTGCAGTTGCATCCCCGAAGGCGGGAACTTGAATCTACCACTCGTTTCTTCGGTGAAACGAATCGACCGTCGCACTTTCTACATGCAATTCGGTGAGTTCCGCAGTAACACCGAACATCATGCGGGTTCTTGTGACATTCGCCGAACAGGACATCGCCCTGTAACGCGATCGAAACACATGCGTCGCCGCACCGAAACCGAGTGATTTCTGGAGACAGCAACGCCGGAGTTCAACAGTCGAAAACGCGTGAACATGCGTTCCAACTATCGAACTCCGGCGCGGGGTGCTGCGGGCGTGATCGGGCTCTATGTTCCCGAAATCGGGACACGAAGCTCCCGATGCGGGAGTGCTACGCCCCGAAACTCGAGGTGTCTCCCACGAGGTGCGTGTGGTCAGCCGGCACGGGTGCGACGGCGGCCCGGGCCACCTCGGCCGCGAACTCGGCCACGTTGTACAGCCGCCCTGCCTGCTCGCGGCGCTCCTCGATCGCACCGGGGTTCATCCGGTTGAGCAGCGTCGCGGTGACGGTGCCCTCGATCATGTCACCTGACACGACGACAAACTCGATTCCGCGCTCAGCAAGTGCGGGAATGCGCTCGCGCAGCGCGTCCTCGCCTGCGCGCTTCGACAGCGCAACCGGCGTGTACTCCGGCATCGTTGGCGTGGTGCGGATGAAGTGCGCTTGGTGACTCGTCACGAAGACCACGCGTGCGCCCTCGCTCAGCAGCGGCAGCGCCGCGTCGAGCACCGACAGCTGCGCGTCACGGTTGAGTTGCAGGGCGTAGTCCTCCGCCATACCGCCCTCCATGCCGCCCGAGGCGTTCAGCACGAGAATGTCGAGCCCACCAAACTCCTCTGAGACCGCGCCCATCATTCCGGCGACGGACTCGGGATCGGTGAGATCTGCGCCCTGTACGAGTGCGCGAACGCCAAGTTCACGAAGCTCTGTCGCGAGCTTTTCCGCCCGAGGGGCTTTATTGCGGAAGTTGACCACCACGTCAGCGCCGGCTTCGGCGAAGTACCGGACGGTGTCCGCGCCCACGCCACGGGACGACCCGGTTACAAGCGCGCGGCGGCCGGCCAGACTGCCCGGCTCAAGAATCTGTGTCACTAGTGCTCCTCACATCGACGAAGTGAACTCTCTTAAGGGTAGTGGAGGCGCCACCGCATTCCCGGCATGGCATCGTCGCAATCAGGGGTATCGGGGATCCAGCCGAACCCGGTAGGCTGCGAAAGAACGGTAGGGGCACGTCCGAAACCGGGCCCCACTTGCGAGGAGGTCCAACCATGGCCGATCGAACACTTCGCGGGACTCGTATCGGTGCGACGAGCCTGCAGGGAGAAGAAGGTGTGGAGCTATCTCCGCGCCGCACAGTCGAATACCTCACCGATCGCGGCAACCGCTTCAGCGTTCTGTTCGACGCCGACGCAGAGCCGCCGCCCGAGTGGGCCGATCAGAAGAGCGGCGAGCTCGGCTTTCTCGACGACGAGGCTGGCCGCACGGCCCGGGCTGAGTTCGAAGAGAAAGAATCCTCGCAGCGCACTCCGTGGGACATGCTGATTGAGCGCCGCTCCCGCGAAGAGTTGGAAGAACTCCTTGAGGAACGGCTTCAGCTTTTACGCGCCCGACGCGGCTCGTAGCCAGCCAGCGCTCCCCACATGGCGCACGCTGCGCCAAGCAACATCCAGAATCCGGCCAGCGCCCCGCCGAACTGCAGCGCGGGTGTTTTGCCGGAGACGAGCGGCACTTCGGCAACGAGCGCGTCCGCAGTGAACGGAGTGAGCTCGTCGAGCATCGCCCCAGTCGGCGCCACCACCGCGCTCGTGCCCACGGTGGAAATGTTCACGAGTGCGCGCCCGGTCTCAATCGCGCGCAGCCGTGCGATCTGCAACTGCTGCGCGCTCTCGTCAGTGCGACCGAAATCGGCATTATTTGTCGGGGCGAGGATCAGCTGTGCCCCGCCATCCACCATCGCCTCGGCTTGCTCATCAAACGTGATGTCGAAGCAGATGGCGATACCCGCCGCGATCGCGCCAGCGTTGGTCTCAATATCAAGTACGGCGGGGCGTTCGCCCGCCTGGTACTCCAGCTGCACGAGGTCAACGAGATCTGGCGCAAACAGGTGGAAGAACTCGCGGTTTGGCATGTACTCAGCAAACGGAACCGGGAAGCGCTTGTCGTAGCGCGCCCCCGTAGCTCCCGTTGCGTCCCACACCACCGCACTGTTCGTGTAGCTGCCGTCAGGATCCTGCAGGATCGACCCGGCAACGATCGGAGCCCCTGCCCGCTTCGCGAGTCCCGCTATCTCGAAGTCACGCAGTGTGTTGCCAGGCAAATCAAACTCGGCACTGTTCTCCGGCCACACGATGAGATCGACCGATTCGCCTGCTGCCTCGAGCTCGTCGAGGAGCCGCTCAGTTCCCTCAGCGTGATCGCGGTAGACATCGCCCGACTCGCGGTCGTCGAAGATTCCCGACTTCGAATTACCCTGGATCGCTGCGACGCGCAGCGTGCCGTCCTGTTGCAGCGGCGCCGCGGGTACCAGCGCGAGTAGCAGCAGCGTCGCGACACCAACTCCGGCGACGCCGAGCCGCCAGTGACGCACGCGATCGGGAAGCCTGCGCGGGGCACACACGATCCCCGCAGCGAGCGCTGCAATGAGCGCCACTACGCCGGAAAGCCCCGCAAACCCGAGCCACGAGACTGATTCAGCAAACCAGCCGTTCGCCTGGGTGTGCGCCAGGCGGCCCCATGCGAAGCCCCCGTACGGCCAGGTGCTCTGCACCCCCGCGGAGCAGCCACAGCCCCGAGGCCGCGACCGCTTGTGCGGCGAGCAGTGCGCTCGACCGAGGCTGCAGCCAGCGCACTCGAGCCAGGCCGCGTGTGGCCAGCGCAATCAGGATTCCCTGCAGCGCGAACCAGGCCGTCATCACTGCCGTCAGGCCCGCCCACGGCACGAGCCCGAGGTAGAGCGTCAGCCACGAAATATGCGGCCCCCAGAAGGCGAGGCCGGCGACTGCGCCAGTCAGCAGTCCCCACGCCGGGCGTTGCTGCCACACGGCAAGCAGGATCAGCGCAGCAGCAGGAAACGCGAGCGGCCACCAACCGATACCTGGCCCGGCCACATCGAGCAGCAGCCCTCCGGCAAGTGCGGAAAGCAACGAGAGCCACCAGTTCAGCCGGCGTGGCCCGGCAGCTGGGTCGATCGGGTCCGTCACGACGTGCTCGACGCCTCGACGATGCCGCGCCGTACGCTGCGTTTGGCGGACCGTGCGAGCTGAGCGAGCGTGTCCAGCCGATCCGCTTCGACCCCGAGCCGCGCTCCCGCTTCACAGGCCTGATACACCTGGTCAAGGAGGTCGATCGTCTGCTTCGTCCAGCGTACGAAGTCGCCCGCGCCGAGGCCGGACTCTTCGAGCACCCGCTCGATTGGCTGGCCGGACGCCCACGCGTGCATCGTAGCTGCGAGGCCGGCATGCGGCATCTCGCTGCGCGGCAGTCGCTGCCGCTCGGACAGATCGTCAAGTCGCACCCAGGTCTCGAGCACACGATCATGCGCGGCGATAAACGCCGCACCTCCTGGCAACCGTGGCGCCCCTTCGTCGTCGCGCCGCGGCTCGTACGTGAGCAGGCAACAGATCGCTGCGAGCGCTGGAGCATCGAGACCTCGGAATGCGTCCTCGCGCAGGCACTCGGCGACCAGCAGGTCGCGCTCACCGTAAATCCGGCGCAGCAGTTCACCCCAGATTGTCACCTGGGGCTCGCCCGAAACGCGCTCGAGATAGCCGAGCTCGACAAGCATCTCGACCACACGGTCGAAGGTGCGCGCAATGGTGCCAGTGCGCGAGGCAATCTGCCGCCGTCCGCGCTCGATCTTGCGCCGCAGCTTCCGTGCTCGATCCTCCCAGCGCCGCTGATCGGATCCCTGCGCGCGGGAGGCCGCTGCGTCGTAACCAGCGAGCGACTCCTGCTCGGCGCGCAGCTCCCGTGCCTGATCCACCACTGCCCGGTCCGCCTGGAACTGCGCGAAGGAGAGTTCAAGTGTCTCCCGCACATGCTCCTCGTCCATCCGCTGCAGCAGGTTCACCGCCATGTTCGGGGTCGGCCGAAAGCTCGAGTTCACGGGGAATGAGCGTGCACCAGCGAGATGGGCAAGCTCCTCAAGGTCGACGCCGTCACTCCACACCACGACGGCGTGCCCCTCGACGTCGATGCCGCGCCGGCCCGCGCGGCCGGTGAGCTGGGTGTACTCCCCCGAGGTCAACGGCACGCGCTGCTCGCCATTGAACTTGTCGAGCCGCTCAATCGCGACTGCGCGTGCTGGCATGTTGATACCGAGCGCGAGTGTCTCAGTCGCGAACACGATCTTCAGGAGCCGGCGCTGGAACAGTCGCTCAACAACGGCTTTGAACGCCGGCAACAACCCGGCATGGTGCGCGGCAACGCCCCGTTCAAGGCCCGCGAGCCACTCCCGCACCCCGAGCACTCTGCGCTCTTCTTCGCTCATGTCCCGCACCTCAGCGCGAGCGATCCGACGGATCTCCTCACGCTCCTCGCGCGAGGTCAGTGTGATGCCTTCGAACAGACACTGCCGCACGGCCTGATCGCAGCCATTGCGACTGAACACGAACACGATCGCCGGCAACAGCTCTGTCTCATCGAGCGCGCGCACGATGTCGGCCCGTGAGACGCGCCGGGTGCGACGCTGCGGCGCACGACCGCGCGAGCGTTCCCGCCCGTCACGTCCACCGCGACCACTGCCCCTGCCGCCCTCAAGCATGCGAAGTTCTGGGTTCAACTTGCCACGCGCGGCAAGTTCGCCGTCGCGGCCAACGTACAGCGGCAACAGTTCTTTCGGCGTGAGCACGTGCTGGTACAACGGCACCGGGCGATGCTCGGACAGTATGACGTCTGTGTCTCCGCGCACGGCGTGCATCCAATCGCCGAACTCTTCAGCGTTCGAGACTGTCGCTGAGAGCGCGACGAGCCGCACGTGCCGCGGCAGGTGGAGGATGATTTCTTCCCAGACAGCACCACGGAATCGATCGCCAAGGAAGTGCACTTCGTCGAGCACAACGAACGCGAGGTCCGTGAGCGCGCTCGACTCTGCGTAGATCATGTTGCGGAGCACCTCAGTGGTCATGACCACTATCGGCGCGTCGCCGCGGATATTGAGGTCGCCGGTGAGGAGGCCGACCTCGTCCTCCCCATACTCGTCGCAGAGCTCTCGAAACTTCTGGTTCGAGAGCGCCTTGATGGGGGCCGTATAGAAAATCCGCGCGTCCCGTTCGCGTCGTGAAAGATACACCGCAAACTCAGCGATCGTGGTCTTGCCCGATCCCGTGGGGGCGGCCACCAAGACGCTGCGCCCCTCTTCGAGCCGCTCACAGGCTGTGATCTGGAAGGTGTCGAGCGGGTAGGCGAGCCGGTTCGCAAAAAACTGCAGCGCCGTCTCAGTGGGTGGTGTGGCGGGCACTGCAGTTTCGGTCATTCCTCGTCCTTCGTCGATGCGTCTTCGAGGTCGTATTCGGCGAGCTCAGCGCTCCGTCGCTTATCCACCCTGCGGTCGTGCAGCAGCGCAATCCCTGCAGCGCTGAAGTACAGCACGATCATCGGTATCGC
This window harbors:
- a CDS encoding SDR family oxidoreductase, with translation MTQILEPGSLAGRRALVTGSSRGVGADTVRYFAEAGADVVVNFRNKAPRAEKLATELRELGVRALVQGADLTDPESVAGMMGAVSEEFGGLDILVLNASGGMEGGMAEDYALQLNRDAQLSVLDAALPLLSEGARVVFVTSHQAHFIRTTPTMPEYTPVALSKRAGEDALRERIPALAERGIEFVVVSGDMIEGTVTATLLNRMNPGAIEERREQAGRLYNVAEFAAEVARAAVAPVPADHTHLVGDTSSFGA
- a CDS encoding RNA polymerase-binding protein RbpA; this translates as MADRTLRGTRIGATSLQGEEGVELSPRRTVEYLTDRGNRFSVLFDADAEPPPEWADQKSGELGFLDDEAGRTARAEFEEKESSQRTPWDMLIERRSREELEELLEERLQLLRARRGS
- the lnt gene encoding apolipoprotein N-acyltransferase, producing MQSTWPYGGFAWGRLAHTQANGWFAESVSWLGFAGLSGVVALIAALAAGIVCAPRRLPDRVRHWRLGVAGVGVATLLLLALVPAAPLQQDGTLRVAAIQGNSKSGIFDDRESGDVYRDHAEGTERLLDELEAAGESVDLIVWPENSAEFDLPGNTLRDFEIAGLAKRAGAPIVAGSILQDPDGSYTNSAVVWDATGATGARYDKRFPVPFAEYMPNREFFHLFAPDLVDLVQLEYQAGERPAVLDIETNAGAIAAGIAICFDITFDEQAEAMVDGGAQLILAPTNNADFGRTDESAQQLQIARLRAIETGRALVNISTVGTSAVVAPTGAMLDELTPFTADALVAEVPLVSGKTPALQFGGALAGFWMLLGAACAMWGALAGYEPRRARKS
- a CDS encoding RNA helicase, with amino-acid sequence MTETAVPATPPTETALQFFANRLAYPLDTFQITACERLEEGRSVLVAAPTGSGKTTIAEFAVYLSRRERDARIFYTAPIKALSNQKFRELCDEYGEDEVGLLTGDLNIRGDAPIVVMTTEVLRNMIYAESSALTDLAFVVLDEVHFLGDRFRGAVWEEIILHLPRHVRLVALSATVSNAEEFGDWMHAVRGDTDVILSEHRPVPLYQHVLTPKELLPLYVGRDGELAARGKLNPELRMLEGGRGSGRGGRDGRERSRGRAPQRRTRRVSRADIVRALDETELLPAIVFVFSRNGCDQAVRQCLFEGITLTSREEREEIRRIARAEVRDMSEEERRVLGVREWLAGLERGVAAHHAGLLPAFKAVVERLFQRRLLKIVFATETLALGINMPARAVAIERLDKFNGEQRVPLTSGEYTQLTGRAGRRGIDVEGHAVVVWSDGVDLEELAHLAGARSFPVNSSFRPTPNMAVNLLQRMDEEHVRETLELSFAQFQADRAVVDQARELRAEQESLAGYDAAASRAQGSDQRRWEDRARKLRRKIERGRRQIASRTGTIARTFDRVVEMLVELGYLERVSGEPQVTIWGELLRRIYGERDLLVAECLREDAFRGLDAPALAAICCLLTYEPRRDDEGAPRLPGGAAFIAAHDRVLETWVRLDDLSERQRLPRSEMPHAGLAATMHAWASGQPIERVLEESGLGAGDFVRWTKQTIDLLDQVYQACEAGARLGVEADRLDTLAQLARSAKRSVRRGIVEASSTS